The following coding sequences are from one Streptomyces sp. NBC_01294 window:
- a CDS encoding DeoR/GlpR family DNA-binding transcription regulator, protein MYAPERRQEILHLAREAGSVDVLSLAERFQVTAETVRRDLTALDRAGLLRRVHGGAIPAGRLAFEPDLTEREATAADEKDRIAAAALSRLPDGGSIVLDAGSTVARLAAAVPVDVALTVVTHALPVAARLADHTGIDLHLVGGRVRHRTRAAVDAWALRAYAEIHADIAFLATNGFSAEGGLTTPDLAEAAVKRAAMAAARRVILLADSAKAGQEHFARFGSFADVDLLITDTGLAPAHQAAIEAAGTEVVLV, encoded by the coding sequence ATGTACGCACCGGAGCGCCGCCAGGAGATCCTCCACCTCGCCCGCGAGGCGGGCAGTGTCGACGTGCTCTCCCTCGCCGAGCGGTTCCAGGTCACCGCCGAGACCGTACGCCGCGACCTCACCGCCCTCGACCGGGCCGGCCTGCTCCGCAGGGTGCACGGCGGGGCCATCCCGGCGGGCCGCCTCGCCTTCGAGCCGGACCTCACCGAGCGCGAGGCCACCGCGGCCGACGAGAAGGACCGCATCGCGGCCGCCGCACTGTCCCGCCTCCCCGACGGCGGCAGCATCGTCCTCGACGCGGGCAGTACGGTCGCCCGCCTGGCGGCCGCCGTTCCCGTCGACGTCGCGCTCACCGTGGTCACCCACGCGCTGCCCGTCGCCGCCCGGCTCGCCGACCACACCGGCATCGACCTCCACCTCGTCGGCGGCCGCGTCCGGCACCGCACCCGCGCCGCCGTCGACGCGTGGGCGCTGCGTGCGTACGCCGAGATCCACGCCGACATCGCCTTCCTCGCGACGAACGGCTTCTCGGCCGAGGGCGGCCTGACCACCCCCGACCTCGCCGAGGCGGCCGTCAAGCGCGCCGCGATGGCCGCCGCCCGCCGCGTCATCCTCCTCGCCGACTCCGCGAAGGCGGGCCAGGAGCACTTCGCGCGCTTCGGCTCCTTCGCCGACGTCGACCTGCTCATCACGGACACGGGGCTCGCCCCCGCTCACCAAGCGGCGATCGAGGCCGCCGGTACGGAAGTTGTGCTCGTATGA